AAGCCATCTGCGATGCTTCTTGTGGATTTCCAACGACGGAGGGAGAGGCTTCAAGAGGGTGGCGGGGTATTAGAGTGGGCTTGTTTTTGCAACTCCTTTGAAATGGGCCGGTAGTTTTCCATCACAGTTTAAGACAAGATTTTTACGAGTATGTATTTTACTgaaatatcaaaaataaaactcaAATTTGCAATCTCtgattattaataaaaaaattaatactcaaATTTACAAAACattcttatttttgtttaacAAAAAAACATCTTATCTATCCaccatattttaataaaatatttttattttatctatatttaaacttttaaatttaataatcatattactcataacataaaaaattattataaaattttaaattttaatataatctatattgaattttttaaatatatatacacacaacgTGGAAATGACATTAGTTAAAGTTAAAACCCGTATAGTCACTAACTTTTGGTATGTTTATAAACTTTTGTATAATTTCAATATTtacttattatattattaaatttaaaatacttaaagtAAAAAATTTTAGTGTCGtaatttgtttttcataaaccaaaactttttttcctcaaattacaaaacattctattttttatttaataaaaatgtaattaacctattttaaaaaaatatatcttatatatctattataccctaataaaaaaaattatttgtgtctttattttgaaattttaaattaaatattcatatcactcgtaacataaaaaattattataaaattttacattttagcATTATATCTcgaattcacaaaaaaaattattttacccaaaaaatttaatatatatgcaACCTTCGCGTGCGAATGAGCAGTAGTtaaagttaaaatagttcaagtTTGTATGAGAGTTGGTTCAAGAAATTCGAAATTTCAACCAAATAAATacatgaattttgaaaatttgtgaacatgtatcaaaatatatatttcaagatAAAATATGTGCAAGATAAGTCTATTGTAATCATCATATATCTACAACTCATTCGGATCAagatattttgaaatttgaagacACGAATCTATCTCGATATCATCTACAACTATAAATAGAACATATTgccattcaaaaaataataccaTTTTTCAcctcatattttcgaaaattaggacTATAGCAGTAGGCTGAATGCTGCAGAATTTCTCTTGAAGAAGCACAAGATTCCGAGATTGAGATAAGAAGAATTTTCGAGAAATCACCTTTGCACTCcacgtttttttaaaattactgtAAGTGagcttatattttaaaatatatgtgtatGGGTTTTGAAAATTTGGTCGGCATGTCATATTCCTTCAGTTTGATACATGAATTGCTTAGTTTCCTAAACAATGTGATTATTATTGTTTCACGGCCTCACCTTAGATGATTAAAAACTAAGGGTCcgaaaaatatgaatttaattttCACTTGATTGTCATTTGTCATGTTCTCTTTCGATTTGTATTTGGCATGCTTATActtcaaataaaattaatgtatatgtatttattatttgttgtGATCAATCGATCCCAATTTGCTGAATGTTTTTCTAAATACTCACCTCTTATTCTTCTTCTCGGATAAAAACAGTGATCAATTAGAAGAAGATGAgtaaaatatgttttgggactgATGAAGAAGATTTGAAATCTATAATCTTATTTTAGTCATGTTATTATCGTTTTTATTAAAGTTGTAAAAACGTTTCTCCAATGTTTTTCTTCATCTTTTTGGGAATTTTCATCATACAAGTTTATTTTGAACTATTTATAAAATAGATTGGTTTAGTTTAGATTCTAATACGAGACTTAGGTTGTTAAACAACATTGAATGTCTCACACTTTGGTCTCGGGATGTGATGGTAACTAATTTTTggtattttcataaaagtttGTATAATTTCAAAAGTATCATCTATCCACTTAATTTCATATTTCACTTATAATTTTTCTCCTATTATTTCAATTTCTTGAATTAAGGttcattttagttttttaataaTACTGttttattatctattttttctACAAATCACACCCCAGTGCCATACTCCAACAGTTTGTGCTATTGATAAAGTTAAAACCTTTGAGTAACTCATTTGTGGTATAaccattaagtttttttttataattctaaaaatataatttaatttctttccatattttttctttcataCCATTTCGATTTCTATTtcgatttcaatttcaaatatttataattttcaattaaattgtttttttttttttattgaaaacacTATTTATAACTTCGGTTTTTTTTTTCGTGGACCATATACATAATATGTGTAACAACTATTATCTCTTTATATACAATTCTTtctgatatcatttttctttcaagTCTTTATTTTGCAAAGAGAGACGGTGACTTAGAAATCGACAAGAAAGAACATTCTCTGAAAGCACTTCCTGAAGAACTGCATTTCTGGAAAGGAGAAGATGTCGTTTGTCTGTGATACCCCGCAATGCAATTCCAATTTCCACCAATTCCACATCAGAATTAGTAGTATATTTTGAATAAGAAAGGATATCAATGTATGAATTCGAAAAATCTTCATTTGTATAATAAAAATCTAGCACTCTCGACTAGACTAATAAAATGTCAAATTAGATGATTTAGAAGTTGAAGCTTGTCGAGTAAATAGTTAGATGTAACGATGATCATACTCACATTATGTGTCACAACCCGCTATTTTATATGAAAACAGTTATGGTGTGGATATTTGAAACATATCCAAAAATCCAACACACCACGTGGCGTTCATGCTGTGGTGATGTAAATGGACAGCGTAAAAAAATTCCATTACAATTCAAAGAGAGAAAcccaaaaaatcaaatccttatatatatttatatattcttttaaaaaaaaaaaaaagagtgagaATTTTTCAAATATGGTAATCACGCAATCTAGTATTAACCCGGTGATTCACATCGCTGCGGCCACTCTCCGCCGTGACCATCGCCTCCACTTCCACTTCTTACAGAGCCACCGTATCCTCTTCCCCCGTCCAGCTACCTTTCGCCATCTGGTAATCGACGATTTCAAAATCAGAGCTTTCTCAACAGATGAGGCAGAACCTCACATAGCTGCGGAAGCAGCGAAGAAGCTTCCTGATAAGCCACCGATATGCACCGCCGACGAGCTTCACTACGTTTCGGTTGACAATTCCGAATGGAGCCTCGCGCTTTGGCGCTACAACCCCTCGCCTGAGGTATTGTTTCCCACCTCTTTTTATGTGTAGACGCGCAAAAATGTATGCTTGTACAATTTTGCATCTCGTTATCCTCCTGATTAAATATATATTGGTCTTTTGTTCTGCAAATTTCAAATCTTGCTAAGTTACATCcatatttcagatttgtatgGACGCCATTGATAAAATAAAGAGTATTTATCCTGTCAAAATCTATGCATCTTCACATTGtagggtttttttaaaattaatttttttaaaaaatttaatttaaaaagtaaGGTAGATggtttatttttgtaaaattaatgCAAAATGCTATCATCGTGCAGCTGCCGGCTGCCTGAGCGGCGGATGctgctttatatatatatatacatatatatatatatatatNTAATCCGATAGGTATTGGGATgtagatgaaattcaatacctgatgggtatggggatgagtATGgagatgaatttaataaatgggtatggggatggaggtatgaaatccgacccataccctacccattacCATCCCTAGTAGCTGCAGATGGCTGCTTGCAGCGTCTGCTGCTATCTTTAATCTTGCAAAACTTCAccatttactttatttttgattttttttaaaaaataatttttttaaaaattattgtagCTCGAAAGTCGCCATTTTTGGAAAACTATAATGAATTTGTTGATGtgtgtttttttattctttttcggAGGATAGGCTCCACGAAGAAAACATCCCCTACTACTGCTGTCTGGCGTAGGAACAAACGCCATTGGATATGATCTCTCTGATGGAGTTAGTTTACTTCTCTCTCTCTCCGGATCTGCCTAGTATGCTTGTCATCTCTGGAACAATGTGGATTCTCTTGTTTGATAAACGTGACCTCTCTGTGGGCATAAATTTCGTACTAGTTATGCCATTATTTGTAGGAAGATGTTGATTTCATGGGTCATATGCTTAGTTTGGAGTTGGTCACAATTTTAAGCTACGAGCCAGTTACCAAAGATAGATTTGGTTCTGTACTTGATATAGTGAGAAGTTTCTTGAAATGCTAGGAGCTCCTCGATGGAAAAAGTTTCCATCTGCACGAAATGCTAAAACTCAAATGTTGCGCCATTGGTCGTGTAATACATTGAAACCTAGTTGATTAGTTAATGCAACCTAGCATCAGAACGAGTACCATTTTTTGTAATTCTTATTGACTAGAGTGGGATAGTAATTCATGGTTACCTGCTATATCTTTCAATCATGCAAAAAGGGTAATAAGTAATatgcaaaattaattatttttgttttttgtcaCAATGAATCGCTCTGCAGTCTTCATTTGCCCGTTATATGTGTGGGTACGGATTTGATACCTGGATTCTAGAAGTTCGAGGAGCTGGGCTGAGTGCGCAACAGTCAGGTCTCAAGGATGTTGAGAAGTCAGCTGATGAGGTATCTGAAAAAATGGAAATTGCTGTAGAGAATGCGACCAATGGGGTTCCCCCTATGGAGCAGCAGTCTACCTTGGAGAAATCTGAGATAGCTGTGGTCGATAATGAACCGCCAGGGACTGCATTGGTAGTGGATGAATCTAGATTGGTGACAGAATTGACAGAAACTTTTATGCGACTATCAGAAAGGCTTTCTGGTTTTCTTAGCGAAACTCAGTCGAACATTATGTTTGCTAAATTGTTTGACCAGATATCAAAGCTATTAGAAGATTCCTTTATCTTCGAACGTTATATAGAAATAAGGGGGAAGTTTTTAAGTTTGCTAGAAACGAGGCAAAACTCTGGTATAACAGGTCAGATTAGGGACCTAAGTCAGAGACTAGTAGATATCGTGGAAGAAGGTCAGCGCTCTCTCTCACCTCAACTTTTTGATCTTCAAGAACGCCTAATGACTACTGTAGATGATTTCCAGAAACAGTTAGACCTGATTGTCAAATATGACTGGGACTTTGATCATTATCTGGAAGAAGATGTCCCTTCCGCGGTGAGGTGACATTCTCTATGGAGTAGCCATACTTATTGTTAACTTTTGTAGTTCTGTCGAAAACATAAATTAATTCCTTCTTACcttgtatattttatattatattgttttttattgatattgatagtGCCAATCATTTACCTTTACAATGTCTTCTAGATGGAATACATAAGGTCCCAGAGCAAACCGGAGGATGGTCGAATACTTACTATCGGGCACTCCATGGGGGGTATCTTGTTATATGCCTTGTTATCACGATACAGTGAGTCGATTCCTATTATACTCCGTAACTGCTTTATTGATTATTCTTCTTGTCACCAcataaattattaatcattttgCTGAGACAGAGTAATTTTTTGCTGACATGTTGCTTGATGTAGGATATTTACCGGGAAGTTTCTTtgctttgttttatttttcaaatctgCTGAATCCTAACGTATACGGGTTAGGTCTAAATGTGTGTGCTCCGGATTGGTGGGCTATTGTTATCTATGTATTAGTAATATGGTCGGTCTTCAGATTTTTGTCTTTgttattcttttttttctttttttgttttttttgttttttttttatctcacaCTAACCCACTGTGACTTGAATCCAAGACccatatcttggaacaccatcAGCTCTACCATCGAGCTGTTGGTTGGTCATGGATTGTTGCCTTTGGTTCGAGTTGTGAGCTACTTGCTTCTTTACCATTCAAAGAAATTAGAGAATATCCTGAGACGAAGGATTCACAGAAGAATTAGTTGACTGTCTCTTGAGGAATTTttgacataattttttatatttgtatgCAATCTGAATATCTCAAATAAACCTTGCAAAACTGCAAGAGAAACGAATAGTCAAGGTCATTTCTGGATTGTAAATGGCTTTTAGCGTCTCCCTTTTCTGTTCCAGGATAACTGTGTTCTGCAAATCATTCTCACATGTTTACGGCCCTTCATGTGAAACTGCTCAAAGTCTTTCTCACTGTGACGGAGTACTTTATGGATTTATGgtcattttattttcttacttATCCTTTAGCTCCTCAATATTCCTGCCTCTCTAGTtgtagattttttttgtttcattcCATCAGAAAATGActgatacataattttttttttcttttagcaTGTTGctgatgtattttttttttaccataatTCCATTTCATCGATAGATGTCTTATGCTGTTTTGATGTGGCTAGAATTGTAGTTCGATATTTGACTGCCAAAGTATATATATCTTTGTAATATCTGTTATAGAAGTTTcatatttgtcttttttttatCGTATGTTTTGATTGACGCATGAAATCTCTCTGTTCTCAAGCAGTTTTTTTCCTTCTTCTATGTACTCTTTCTTAAAGGTTCTCAAGGAGGAGATCCTGGAGTGGCAGCTGTTGTTACATTGGGATCATCACTTGACTACACGTCATCTAAATCATCACTCAAACTGCTCTTACCCCTTGTAAGTGGCATTTCTTACCTTTTGGTCTCCTATAGGTCAATggcaaatttttattttcctatgCAACATTGTATGTAATTCAAGTTTCTTTCCTTCAGGCTGATCCTGCTCAAGCTCTCAATGTGCCGATTGTTCCCCTAGGAGCATTGCTATCTGCAGCTTACCCTCTTTCTTCCCAGCCACCTTATGTCTTATCATGGCTGAATGACTTGATATCAGCACAGGATATGATGCACCCAGACCTTTTGAAGAAACTTGTTTTAAACAACTTTTGTAAGTTGAGACTTCTTCCCCTTTTGGGTATCTACTTGTCCTTAACTACAGATGGGTAGTGCATGAATTTTTACGATAAGCTTCAGTAAATGCCATGGCAATCTGGTATTGTTTTTTAAGAGAGTCTTACTTTATGTCAAGCTAACAAGTTATATGATAAGCGATAGCATGTCTCACCATTCCTATAATTCCCAGCTGCAATCTGATTATTTTGTGAGCAATATCTATTAATTAGTCCGTTTAGAGTGTTTTAATGAAAAGAAAAGCTAGGGGTATTAGTCCATTCTTGATACAGTAGTCATCTTTGTTTAATGCATCTTGTGAGGAATAGAAATGTCTATTCATTTTCTAGCTTCAAATTTCTTTAGTTTATCACATTATCAGCAGGTATGCATTGATATCTCTTATATGTTACGTATTCATTCTCTGACTAATGGAAACTTTACTTTTGGTAGGTACCATTCCTGGTAAACTGTTATTGCAGCTGGCTACAGCTTTACGAGAGGGGGGACTCCGGGACAGAAGCGGTAAATTTTTCTACAAGGATCATCTTCCTGAAAGCAATGTCCCTACCTTAGCTCTTGCGGGAGATCATGACCTGATTTGTCCACCAGAAGCTGTACATGGTTTGCTTTCTATTGCAGCTCAAAATAGTATCTGTAAGACAAACTTCCACAAATTTTTTATTCGTCTTCCAATTATGTCAATCAGAAACTGTGAAGCTCATTCCCGAGCATTTGGTCACCTATAAAGTATTTGGAGAGCCTGGTGGTCCACATTATGCCCATTACGACTTGGTGGGAGGACGGCTGGTATGAAAATTTTATCTGATGCCTTTTGAAATttactcatatttataattctCATCCTTGTTTTCGAACGCTCACTGATATCGCAGGCTGCAGAACAATTGTACCCTTGTATAATCGAATTTCTAACCCGTCACGACTCAGTTCAAGAACGTGAGGCATAATCTTGAGTTTAGCTTCAAGCGGCGAGGTTGCATCCATGGGATTATTTACCCCgaattttcttattatttccCTTTATCTTTGGGGCCAATAATTGATTATCGTATGACCAAGGTGAATGTACTGGTAAGATATTCTAATTTCTAGCACTCCATTTCGTTTATTAGTTATACAAAATATTGTCAGAATCATTTGATTGTATTCCTTCTAACAATTTCCTTTTTAATTTAGGGTGCCTATGAATGTTGTTTCTGCCCAAGGGATCCTTGACTTGAAAGTaacacacaaaaa
This genomic window from Primulina huaijiensis isolate GDHJ02 unplaced genomic scaffold, ASM1229523v2 scaffold43229, whole genome shotgun sequence contains:
- the LOC140969971 gene encoding uncharacterized protein, which translates into the protein MVITQSSINPVIHIAAATLRRDHRLHFHFLQSHRILFPRPATFRHLVIDDFKIRAFSTDEAEPHIAAEAAKKLPDKPPICTADELHYVSVDNSEWSLALWRYNPSPEAPRRKHPLLLLSGVGTNAIGYDLSDGSSFARYMCGYGFDTWILEVRGAGLSAQQSGLKDVEKSADEVSEKMEIAVENATNGVPPMEQQSTLEKSEIAVVDNEPPGTALVVDESRLVTELTETFMRLSERLSGFLSETQSNIMFAKLFDQISKLLEDSFIFERYIEIRGKFLSLLETRQNSGITGQIRDLSQRLVDIVEEGQRSLSPQLFDLQERLMTTVDDFQKQLDLIVKYDWDFDHYLEEDVPSAMEYIRSQSKPEDGRILTIGHSMGGILLYALLSRYSSQGGDPGVAAVVTLGSSLDYTSSKSSLKLLLPLADPAQALNVPIVPLGALLSAAYPLSSQPPYVLSWLNDLISAQDMMHPDLLKKLVLNNFCTIPGKLLLQLATALREGGLRDRSGKFFYKDHLPESNVPTLALAGDHDLICPPEAVHETVKLIPEHLVTYKVFGEPGGPHYAHYDLVGGRLAAEQLYPCIIEFLTRHDSVQEREA